Proteins encoded by one window of Conger conger chromosome 1, fConCon1.1, whole genome shotgun sequence:
- the rnf115a gene encoding E3 ubiquitin-protein ligase RNF115 yields the protein MAEAAAVPQHRFFCHCCKGEVNPKLPEYICPRCDSGFIEEVTEDSSLLEGGANGISDDTATQFAELWHLLFVERPFTVDSDIPGLEARGPGGVGGGSMGGLGGPLGMSLGGSEHWGPGRPPRLHSQRRYRSRGSSRPDRSPAVEGIVQQFLAGLFANSGVPGSPQLSWTGMLHSNPGDYAWGQGGLDAVITQLLGQFENTGPPPAEREKISSLPTVIVSQEQADSCLECPVCKDDYSVGEPVRQLPCNHFFHSDCIVPWLELHDTCPVCRKSLNGEDSTTHQSPEPPSLNTDPRTQERWSF from the exons ATGGCGGAGGCTGCGGCGGTTCCACAGCATCGGTTCTTCTGTCACTGTTGTAAAGGTGAAGTCAACCCCAAACTCCCG GAGTATATTTGTCCCAGATGTGACTCAGGATTCATAGAAGAAGTGACGGAAGACTCCAG CCTGTTGGAGGGTGGTGCTAATGGGATCAGTGATGACACGGCTACACAGTTTGCAGAG CTCTGGCACCTGTTGTTTGTGGAGCGGCCGTTCACAGTAGACTCTGACATCCCGGGCTTGGAGGCGCGTGGTCCAGGCGGTGTCGGAGGCGGCTCCATGGGCGGTTTGGGGGGCCCTCTGGGGATGTCGCTGGGGGGCAGCGAGCACTGGGGGCCCGGCCGCCCCCCTCGCCTGCACAGTCAGAGGAGGTACCGGTCCCGGGGCAGCAGCCGGCCAGACCGCTCCCCGGCCGTGGAAGG gATAGTACAGCAGTTTTTGGCCGGTTTGTTTGCCAACTCAGGCGTTCCTGGCTCTCCTCAGCTATCATG GACGGGCATGCTGCACTCAAACCCCGGAGACTACGCCTGGGGTCAGGGGGGGCTAGACGCTGTCATCACACag TTGCTGGGTCAGTTTGAGAACACGGGTCCCcctccagcagagagagagaaaatctcctccctccccacagtCATCGTCTCTCAGGAACAAGCTG ACTCGTGTTTGGAGTGCCCGGTGTGCAAAGACGACTACTCAGTGGGCGAACCCGTCAGACAGCTGCCCTGCAACCATTTCTTCCACAGCGACTGCATAGTGCCCTGGCTGGagctg CACGACACGTGTCCGGTGTGCCGGAAGAGTCTGAACGGGGAAGACAGCACCACCCATCAGTCCCCagagcccccctccctcaaCACGGACCCCCGCACACAGGAGAGATGGTCCTTCTGA
- the gba1 gene encoding lysosomal acid glucosylceramidase, with amino-acid sequence MMTQPALVLFITLAVASTPSRGNNECESRNFGHGSVACECNATHCDTPGSVQLPPPGQYLSFLTTQTGKRLERSQGQVQNRSTGAGLRLSVVVFQKYQRIKGFGGAMTDSAAMNILTLSPGAQDQLLRQYFSVEGIEYNVVRVPMASCDFSTRQYTYADTPGDYQLDNFTLAPEDLHMKIPLLQRAQALSSQPLSLLASAWSAPAWMKTNGALIGKGTLKGQPGGKEYKTWAKYYVRFLDEYRKYNLTFWAMTTGNEPTAGEMTNYSFQALGFTPETQRDWVTMDLGPTLTQSQHQRTQLLILDDQRLLLPHWARVVLNDVHAARYIHGIAVHWYMDGIAPAELTLSTTHHLYPEYFLFGTEACAGWKPYDRGVRLGSWDRAEDYAHDIIEDLNHYVTGWTDWNLALDLGGGPNWVKNFVDSPIIVDRTRDVFYKQPTFYSMAHFSKFLKEGSQRVGVSYSSESDLETAAFTRPDGSRVLTVLNRSDKDVQFEVWDSAVGYIPSVSPRHSILTLTWAAP; translated from the exons ATGATGACACAACCTGCCTTAGTCCTCTTCATTACGCTCGCGGTAGCGAGTACACCTTCCAGAG GCAACAATGAATGTGAGTCTCGGAACTTCGGCCACGGCTCCGTGGCGTGTGAATGTAACGCCACTCACTGTGATACTCCGGGCTCCGTCCAGCTACCACCACCGGGACAGTATCTGTCATTCCTCACCACCCAGACAGGCAAGAGGCTGGAGCGCAGCCAGGGCCAGGTACAGAACAGGAGCACTGGGGCTG GTCTGAGGCTCAGTGTAGTCGTCTTTCAGAAGTATCAGAGGATTAAAGGCTTTGGGGGTGCTATGACGGATTCGGCAGCCATGAACATCCTGACTCTGTCCCCAGGAGCGCAGGACCAGCTTCTGAGGCAGTACTTCTCTGTGGAAG GCATAGAGTACAATGTGGTGCGTGTGCCGATGGCTAGCTGTGACTTCTCCACACGTCAGTACACCTATGCTGACACGCCTGGCGACTACCAGCTGGATAACTTCACCCTGGCCCCCGAAGACTTGCACATGAAG ATCCCTCTGCTCCAGCGTGCCCAGGCCCTCTCTTCCCAGCCCCTGTCCCTGCTGGCCAGCGCCTGGAGCGCCCCCGCCTGGATGAAGACCAACGGTGCGCTCATTGGCAAGGGTACGCTGAAGGGCCAACCAGGAGGCAAGGAGTACAAGACTTGGGCTAAATACTATGTCAG ATTCCTGGATGAGTACAGGAAGTACAACCTGACCTTCTGGGCTATGACAACAGGGAACGAGCCAACGGCTGGGGAGATGACCAATTACAGCTTCCAGGCGCTGGGTTTCACCCCAGAGACACAACGCGATTGGGTGACCATGGACTTAGGCCCCACCCTCACCCAATCCCAGCACCAGCGCACTCAGCTGCTTATTCTTGACGACCAGAGGCTGCTGCTGCCGCACTGGGCCCGAGTg GTGCTGAATGACGTCCACGCTGCCCGCTACATCCACGGCATCGCAGTTCACTGGTACATGGACGGCATCGCCCCGGCTGAGCTGACCCTCTCTACCACGCACCACCTCTACCCGGAGTACTTCCTGTTTGGCACGGAGGCGTGTGCGGGCTGGAAGCCCTATGACAGGGGGGTGAGGCTGGGCAGCTGGGACAGGGCCGAGGATTACGCCCATGACATCATCGAG GACCTCAACCACTATGTGACGGGCTGGACTGACTGGAACTTGGCTCTGGACTTGGGCGGGGGGCCGAACTGGGTCAAGAACTTTGTGGACAGCCCGATCATCGTGGACAGAACCCGAGATGTCTTCTACAAGCAGCCCACCTTCTACAGTATGGCCCACTTCAG TAAGTTCCTGAAGGAGGGGTCCCAGCGTGTGGGCGTGTCCTACAGCTCGGAGTCTGATTTAGAGACTGCTGCCTTCACCAGGCCAGATGGATCCAGAGTGCTCACTGTGCTGAacag GTCTGATAAGGACGTGCAGTTTGAGGTGTGGGACTCGGCTGTCGGCTACATTCCCTCCGTCTCTCCAAGACACTCCATTCTCACACTCACCTGGGCAGCGCCATAA